The Latilactobacillus sakei subsp. sakei DSM 20017 = JCM 1157 genome includes a window with the following:
- a CDS encoding metal-sulfur cluster assembly factor encodes MADEEMNTQQDDSAIEDLKERILAALETVIDPELGIDIVNLGLVYGLNLDEKGLCTIDMTLTTMGCPLTDVLTDSIHQALAKVPEVKDVNVNLVWYPAWDTSKMSRYARIALGIR; translated from the coding sequence ATGGCAGATGAAGAAATGAACACGCAACAAGACGATTCAGCAATCGAAGATTTAAAGGAACGGATTTTAGCAGCGCTAGAAACCGTGATTGATCCTGAATTGGGGATTGATATTGTTAATCTAGGACTTGTCTACGGCCTTAACCTAGATGAAAAGGGCCTATGTACAATCGATATGACGTTGACGACGATGGGCTGTCCTTTAACAGATGTCTTAACGGATTCAATTCATCAAGCACTTGCAAAAGTCCCAGAGGTTAAAGATGTGAACGTTAATCTTGTTTGGTATCCAGCCTGGGACACCAGTAAGATGTCACGGTATGCACGAATTGCCTTAGGGATTCGTTAA
- a CDS encoding Cof-type HAD-IIB family hydrolase: MNQKLIALDLDGTTLNPEAKISLKTQETLTQLQSAGHIVSIVTGRPNRLSEPFYHQLGLTSPMVNFNGALMHIPGQNWSDEYQYTINKDVVFSLFQLKERFKIQMIAAEGKTMFLADQAYSNTFSFFPATLKSDEILTRKSLQQDPAAVTVFVEREDQAALRAEILRQFPQVSVNTWGGPASVLEIVHHGIQKATGLERLANHYQIDQADIIAFGDESNDLDMLAYAGTGVAMQNAIAPVKAIADDITPLTNAQDGVANYLRQYFKMD; encoded by the coding sequence ATGAACCAAAAATTAATCGCCTTAGACCTGGATGGCACGACTTTAAATCCAGAAGCCAAAATTTCACTTAAAACACAAGAAACACTCACCCAACTACAATCAGCTGGCCATATTGTCAGTATTGTGACTGGTCGGCCTAATCGCTTGAGTGAACCTTTCTACCATCAATTAGGGCTCACGTCACCGATGGTCAATTTTAACGGCGCCCTCATGCATATTCCTGGGCAAAATTGGTCCGACGAATATCAATACACCATTAATAAGGACGTCGTTTTTAGTCTCTTCCAATTAAAAGAACGTTTTAAAATTCAGATGATTGCCGCTGAAGGGAAAACAATGTTTTTAGCTGATCAAGCTTACAGCAATACTTTTTCGTTTTTCCCCGCAACGCTCAAATCAGATGAAATTCTAACGCGTAAATCACTTCAACAAGATCCAGCAGCTGTAACAGTCTTCGTCGAACGCGAGGACCAAGCTGCTTTGCGAGCTGAAATTTTACGCCAATTCCCCCAAGTTTCCGTTAATACGTGGGGTGGCCCAGCAAGCGTCTTAGAAATCGTGCACCACGGTATTCAAAAGGCAACTGGTCTTGAACGCTTAGCAAATCATTACCAAATTGACCAAGCCGACATTATCGCCTTTGGTGATGAAAGTAATGACTTAGACATGTTGGCCTATGCCGGTACCGGGGTCGCGATGCAAAATGCAATTGCACCAGTTAAGGCAATCGCGGATGATATTACCCCACTAACCAACGCACAAGACGGTGTAGCGAATTATTTACGTCAATATTTTAAGATGGACTAA
- the fni gene encoding type 2 isopentenyl-diphosphate Delta-isomerase, with protein sequence MVRPKQSIQSHRKDEHVFLAEKFHQDDRQNDFDGLRFIHQSLPELAIADVDISTQFAGTTWQSPFYINGMTGGSQQTKKLNAQLAQVAQIAGLPMATGSQSVAIKDPTLVDTFSVIREFNPAGFILANIGAGNDLSVAQKAVAMTQANALEIHVNTAQEVVMPEGDREFYWLDQIGEIVANLDVPVIVKEVGFGMSAETIAKLQSVGVTNIDVSGKGGTNFVTIENERRRDKAYDYLSDWGQSTVESLFESQAFQNELTILASGGIRNPLDIVKALRLGASAVGISGQILHMLIKTGPTETAEQLLAWQAQIQSIMAMLGARNLTALQSAPMILSPNLRHYLNERHLSL encoded by the coding sequence ATGGTGAGACCAAAACAATCTATCCAATCGCATCGTAAAGATGAACATGTCTTTTTAGCAGAAAAATTTCATCAAGATGATCGTCAAAACGATTTTGACGGGCTTCGTTTTATCCATCAAAGTTTACCCGAACTAGCAATTGCCGATGTCGATATTAGTACGCAATTTGCTGGGACCACTTGGCAAAGTCCCTTCTACATTAATGGGATGACTGGCGGGAGCCAACAAACTAAAAAGTTAAATGCCCAATTAGCACAAGTGGCACAGATTGCTGGCTTACCAATGGCCACCGGTTCACAGTCCGTGGCGATTAAAGATCCGACACTCGTTGATACGTTTAGTGTGATTCGCGAATTTAACCCGGCTGGCTTCATCCTCGCTAATATCGGTGCTGGTAATGACCTATCGGTTGCGCAAAAAGCGGTAGCGATGACCCAAGCCAATGCCCTTGAAATCCACGTCAATACAGCGCAAGAAGTCGTGATGCCAGAAGGTGATCGTGAATTCTACTGGCTCGATCAGATTGGCGAAATCGTCGCCAACTTAGACGTCCCTGTGATCGTTAAGGAAGTTGGTTTTGGGATGAGCGCCGAAACAATTGCTAAATTGCAAAGTGTCGGCGTTACCAATATTGATGTTTCCGGTAAAGGTGGCACCAACTTCGTCACAATTGAAAATGAACGCCGCCGAGATAAAGCCTACGACTACCTCAGTGATTGGGGGCAATCAACGGTTGAATCACTCTTCGAATCACAAGCCTTCCAAAATGAATTAACAATTTTGGCGTCTGGTGGGATTCGTAACCCGCTTGATATCGTCAAAGCATTACGTCTTGGCGCTTCTGCTGTTGGGATTTCAGGTCAGATTTTACACATGCTGATCAAAACGGGGCCTACTGAAACTGCTGAACAATTATTGGCTTGGCAAGCTCAAATCCAGTCAATCATGGCGATGTTGGGTGCAAGAAACCTAACAGCACTTCAATCAGCACCCATGATCTTAAGCCCTAATTTACGACATTATTTAAACGAACGACATTTATCACTTTAA
- a CDS encoding 2-hydroxymuconate tautomerase, with protein MPLVHIDLIAGRSQAQLKQLCADVTEAISKNTGAPAEHVHVVLNEMQPDRYSVGGVLKSDEK; from the coding sequence ATGCCATTAGTACACATCGATCTTATTGCTGGTCGTAGTCAAGCACAATTAAAACAACTTTGTGCTGACGTGACAGAAGCAATCTCAAAAAATACAGGGGCACCTGCAGAACACGTGCATGTTGTCTTAAATGAAATGCAACCAGACCGTTACTCAGTAGGCGGCGTTTTAAAAAGCGACGAAAAATAG
- a CDS encoding phosphomevalonate kinase — protein sequence MITAKAPGKLYIAGEYAVVETGFPAIIVALNQFVTVSIEESQEYGSIVSKQYQENSLYWQRQGDEMVFDNRDNPFHYILSAIKLTEQYARQAGKKLSIYHLRVNSDLDSADGKKYGLGSSAAVTVATVKALCAFYELELTNDQLYKLAAIAHLDVQGNGSLGDIAASVYGGWIAYRSFDKQWLAETRPTMTLNELLAIPWPSLSIELLTPPAELSLLIGWTGSPASTSHLVDKIALAKTERQADYQNFLKASKACLEDMVAGFRTNNLQQIQAELRHNRALLQELADFSHVAIETPVLQKMGALAEEAGGAAKTSGAGGGDCGIVIIDRAIDTTSLFEKWRDNQIERLNLAVHLVD from the coding sequence TTGATAACGGCTAAAGCACCCGGGAAGCTGTATATTGCTGGCGAATACGCAGTAGTAGAAACTGGTTTTCCGGCTATTATTGTGGCTTTGAATCAATTTGTAACGGTATCAATTGAAGAGAGTCAAGAATATGGCAGTATTGTTTCAAAACAATACCAAGAAAATTCTTTATATTGGCAACGACAAGGTGATGAAATGGTTTTTGATAACCGTGATAATCCCTTTCATTATATTTTATCCGCCATTAAATTAACGGAACAATATGCCCGCCAAGCGGGTAAGAAATTAAGTATCTATCATCTACGGGTTAACAGTGACTTAGACTCGGCCGATGGTAAGAAATATGGTCTTGGTAGTTCGGCAGCTGTCACTGTAGCGACAGTCAAAGCGCTCTGTGCTTTTTATGAACTCGAACTAACTAACGACCAACTCTATAAACTCGCCGCGATTGCCCATCTTGATGTGCAAGGTAACGGTTCTTTAGGGGATATTGCAGCCAGCGTTTATGGTGGTTGGATTGCCTATCGCTCTTTTGACAAGCAATGGTTGGCAGAGACTAGACCAACGATGACGTTGAACGAATTATTGGCGATTCCTTGGCCGTCATTATCAATCGAGTTATTGACACCACCTGCTGAATTATCACTCTTGATTGGTTGGACGGGTTCCCCCGCTTCAACTTCTCATTTGGTTGATAAAATCGCACTGGCAAAAACAGAACGCCAAGCTGACTATCAAAACTTCTTAAAGGCTAGCAAAGCCTGCCTAGAAGACATGGTTGCAGGATTCCGAACTAACAATTTACAACAAATCCAAGCTGAATTGCGCCACAATCGCGCATTATTACAAGAACTAGCCGATTTTAGTCACGTCGCAATTGAAACCCCTGTACTCCAGAAAATGGGCGCCCTCGCCGAAGAAGCCGGTGGCGCTGCTAAAACATCTGGTGCTGGCGGTGGTGATTGCGGGATTGTGATTATTGATCGTGCAATTGATACAACGTCACTCTTTGAAAAATGGCGTGATAATCAAATCGAACGGTTAAACCTTGCCGTTCACCTTGTAGATTAG
- the mvk gene encoding mevalonate kinase, giving the protein MQTSVGNSHAKIILIGEHAVVYGQPAIALPIFAVQTTVRVTAQPTLNEPLINSPYYSGPLSQAIGQMQGIRRLIEQLWQQLDDQQTAFKLTIESELPAERGMGSSAATAIAIIRALFTFYHQELNQRDLLKLAALSENMIHGNPSGIDAATTGATTPLWFVKSQPLQPLPIDLQGYLVIADSGQKGQTGPAVKSVQNQMMSNPERTQPLITHIGELSQAVATNIAQNQLTALGQNLSLAQDDLRALGVSNSRIDALIETANQAGSLGTKLTGGGRGGCIIALAKTQTNAEQLAQQLRQAGAIKTWIQPLHALHTN; this is encoded by the coding sequence ATGCAAACGAGTGTGGGAAACAGTCACGCTAAGATTATTTTGATTGGAGAGCACGCTGTCGTGTACGGGCAACCCGCGATTGCGCTCCCTATTTTTGCAGTGCAGACAACTGTTCGCGTGACGGCACAACCGACACTAAACGAACCCTTGATTAATAGCCCCTATTACAGTGGCCCTTTAAGCCAAGCCATTGGTCAGATGCAAGGCATTCGCCGACTAATCGAACAGCTCTGGCAACAATTAGACGATCAACAAACCGCATTTAAACTGACAATTGAAAGTGAATTGCCAGCCGAACGTGGGATGGGCTCTTCTGCAGCGACTGCCATTGCGATTATTCGCGCCCTCTTTACTTTTTATCATCAAGAATTAAACCAACGTGACTTACTTAAGCTAGCAGCACTTTCAGAAAATATGATTCACGGTAATCCAAGTGGCATTGATGCAGCCACGACGGGTGCAACGACCCCACTTTGGTTTGTTAAGAGCCAACCACTACAGCCATTACCCATCGACCTCCAAGGTTACTTGGTGATTGCTGATAGTGGTCAAAAGGGGCAAACTGGTCCCGCCGTTAAAAGCGTTCAAAATCAAATGATGTCCAATCCTGAGCGTACGCAACCACTTATTACCCACATTGGTGAATTGAGTCAAGCCGTCGCAACCAATATCGCGCAAAATCAGTTGACAGCACTGGGCCAGAATCTTAGCTTAGCGCAAGATGATTTACGAGCCTTAGGGGTCAGCAATTCACGTATCGATGCTTTAATCGAAACTGCCAATCAAGCCGGTAGCTTGGGGACTAAATTGACCGGTGGCGGACGTGGCGGTTGCATTATTGCACTGGCTAAAACACAAACGAATGCTGAACAGCTTGCACAACAATTACGCCAAGCCGGCGCAATTAAGACTTGGATTCAACCGTTACACGCACTACACACTAATTAA
- the mvaD gene encoding diphosphomevalonate decarboxylase, whose protein sequence is MGQSATARAHTNIALIKYWGKKDANLIIPQNSSLSLTLDHFYTDTTVTFSETLTRDQIIFNGQEADEQTQTKMSQFLDLIRQQAGRSAFASVETTNHVPNAAGLASSASGYAALAAAGSRAAGLDLNRRDLSRLARRGSGSATRSIYGGFVEWQRGTNDQDSYAIPVQEEIDWDIQMIAIVLNDRQKRVASRAGMASVVATSPYYPSWVETAQADLPKMKDAIVKKDINLVGQLAEKSAMQMHATTLSAVPPFTYFEPETLQAIEVVERLRQQGVSCYYTMDAGPNVKVICTSRETPQILAALAPYFTAEQLLVAKPGPGVTYL, encoded by the coding sequence ATGGGACAATCAGCCACAGCGAGAGCGCACACTAATATTGCGCTCATTAAATATTGGGGAAAAAAAGACGCCAACTTGATTATTCCGCAAAATAGCAGTTTATCATTGACGTTAGATCATTTTTATACAGATACGACTGTCACGTTTTCAGAAACATTGACGCGTGATCAGATTATTTTTAATGGTCAAGAAGCCGACGAACAAACACAAACTAAAATGAGTCAGTTTTTAGACCTGATTCGCCAACAAGCAGGTCGGTCAGCTTTTGCTAGTGTTGAAACCACTAATCACGTGCCAAATGCCGCTGGATTAGCTTCTTCAGCTTCTGGCTATGCTGCTTTAGCGGCAGCTGGTAGTCGTGCGGCTGGTTTGGATTTAAACCGACGTGACTTATCTAGACTTGCACGTCGGGGTTCAGGCTCTGCGACGCGTTCAATTTATGGCGGGTTTGTCGAATGGCAACGGGGCACGAATGATCAAGATTCATACGCGATTCCCGTTCAAGAAGAAATCGATTGGGATATTCAAATGATTGCGATTGTTTTAAACGATCGTCAAAAACGGGTTGCCAGTCGAGCCGGTATGGCAAGCGTTGTAGCAACCTCACCTTATTATCCCAGTTGGGTCGAAACGGCCCAAGCGGACTTACCTAAGATGAAGGACGCAATCGTTAAGAAAGATATAAATTTAGTGGGACAACTCGCTGAAAAGAGTGCGATGCAGATGCATGCAACCACGCTTAGTGCCGTCCCACCTTTCACCTATTTCGAACCTGAAACCCTCCAAGCAATAGAAGTCGTTGAGCGCTTGCGCCAACAAGGGGTTTCTTGCTATTATACTATGGATGCAGGTCCAAACGTGAAAGTGATTTGTACGAGTCGCGAAACGCCACAGATCTTGGCAGCTCTTGCGCCCTACTTTACAGCTGAGCAATTATTGGTTGCAAAACCAGGACCGGGCGTGACCTATCTGTGA
- a CDS encoding ABC transporter permease: protein MRLKKLVLDVLFVGVVVLGLLVISQRAKSMYSERLNHNSLSQKAVIFKTKSHQSIQSTIQAIDKTKLNNFQVQFNVNNHLSYVYAKGKQANVPLKDGRFFSNYDFKSRIPVVVVGQSRVNELYQPASQAYYQTKNRYLSVIGVVGTNQTTSLDQHVFISASPEFVLNNRSLNQVTVLVDDQQIGAHLKEYQKIFKTKSISNLTPKNTPIIGVNWLRENGTAAIILVLLIIVAGVLSHLFAQLVNGYHAQKNLTASLYRKYSMGQTQIFAAHLLSMTLIGFIIGSWFFYLTHLGIIFGGLVVVDLVLIAYFYFRMTRIKSAH from the coding sequence TTGCGTTTAAAAAAATTAGTGCTTGATGTTCTATTTGTCGGGGTGGTCGTCTTAGGCCTCCTCGTCATCAGTCAGCGAGCTAAATCGATGTACAGTGAACGACTTAATCATAATAGTTTATCGCAAAAGGCGGTTATCTTTAAGACGAAGAGTCACCAATCGATTCAATCAACGATCCAAGCGATTGACAAGACCAAACTCAATAATTTCCAAGTGCAATTCAATGTCAATAATCATTTATCCTATGTTTATGCTAAAGGTAAGCAAGCTAATGTGCCGCTCAAGGACGGTCGTTTCTTCTCAAATTATGATTTTAAATCACGAATTCCGGTGGTGGTCGTCGGACAATCCCGGGTCAACGAACTCTATCAACCAGCTAGCCAGGCTTATTATCAGACTAAGAATCGTTACTTGTCAGTAATTGGGGTTGTGGGTACCAATCAGACAACTTCGCTTGACCAACACGTCTTTATTTCGGCTTCACCAGAGTTCGTCTTGAACAACCGCTCGCTAAACCAGGTAACGGTGTTAGTCGATGATCAACAAATCGGGGCGCATCTTAAAGAATATCAAAAGATCTTTAAGACCAAATCAATCTCCAATTTAACGCCTAAGAACACGCCGATTATTGGGGTCAACTGGTTGCGAGAAAATGGGACGGCAGCGATCATCCTGGTCTTGCTAATCATAGTTGCTGGGGTGCTTAGTCATTTATTTGCGCAATTGGTCAATGGCTATCACGCTCAAAAGAATTTGACCGCTAGCCTTTACCGTAAATATAGTATGGGACAAACGCAGATTTTTGCAGCACATCTCTTAAGCATGACACTGATCGGTTTTATTATCGGTAGTTGGTTCTTCTACTTAACACACTTGGGTATTATTTTCGGTGGGTTAGTGGTAGTTGATCTGGTTTTAATTGCTTATTTCTACTTTAGAATGACGCGCATTAAATCAGCGCACTAA